One window of Litorilinea aerophila genomic DNA carries:
- a CDS encoding nucleoporin Nup120/160 — protein sequence MKKIRACFDFVSSLVHLLGKCAMNGSMKPSKVTGKGARLWGYRLLVCVAVLMALLGVVVPTISRIAHAAPSITNAFVFRLSQNADVLVGSANVDGAVKPVVWRIATPSSLSPGFHWLASVASPQVLGTGLADKPYGIALGLTADGQIACGYASVRADAASGDAAVYWDLSAGTPSGVLLPGHSSGGNVAYACAKRGSDVYIVGRTTPEFPKATIWRNGAVWYQYQQLYGIFHDITPDAAFASAQLGYRAYIFDLSPRMGAIWLGDLQMPIEGAYSSRIAPDGSAAAFSDTNSPPPRSKVWLSGSTYSVNMAVNHVQAINGVVYAYGADSTPRAVRWRSDTNTLEDLNQVFASLLPDGVVLKSVSAMTPDGRYLVGTAFNPQTGSDEPYIIVTSPAGVHRLYLPLVIRER from the coding sequence ATGAAGAAAATCAGGGCTTGTTTCGATTTTGTGTCGAGTCTTGTGCATCTATTGGGGAAGTGTGCGATGAACGGGAGCATGAAACCGAGCAAAGTGACGGGGAAAGGTGCCCGGCTGTGGGGGTACCGGCTGCTGGTATGTGTTGCTGTGCTAATGGCGCTGCTCGGTGTCGTCGTGCCGACCATCAGCCGGATCGCCCACGCCGCCCCTTCAATAACCAACGCCTTTGTTTTCAGACTTTCACAAAACGCCGATGTGCTTGTGGGATCCGCGAATGTAGACGGCGCAGTCAAACCGGTGGTGTGGCGGATCGCTACCCCCTCGTCCCTCAGCCCCGGCTTTCACTGGTTGGCGTCCGTTGCCTCTCCGCAGGTCCTCGGGACAGGATTGGCGGACAAGCCTTACGGTATCGCGTTAGGGCTCACCGCAGACGGCCAGATCGCGTGCGGTTATGCCAGCGTTAGGGCTGACGCCGCCTCAGGCGACGCCGCTGTATATTGGGATCTCTCCGCCGGCACGCCGTCCGGCGTGCTCCTCCCGGGCCACTCATCTGGGGGGAATGTGGCCTACGCCTGCGCCAAACGCGGCTCGGACGTCTACATTGTGGGCCGAACGACTCCCGAGTTCCCCAAAGCGACCATTTGGAGAAACGGCGCGGTGTGGTACCAGTACCAACAACTCTACGGTATTTTCCACGACATCACGCCAGATGCTGCGTTTGCCTCGGCCCAGTTAGGATATAGGGCATATATTTTCGACTTGTCCCCCCGGATGGGAGCAATTTGGCTTGGTGATTTGCAAATGCCGATTGAAGGAGCTTACTCGTCCAGGATAGCCCCTGATGGGTCTGCTGCAGCGTTTTCGGACACCAATTCACCGCCTCCTCGTAGCAAGGTCTGGCTCTCCGGAAGCACGTATTCCGTTAATATGGCCGTCAACCACGTGCAGGCGATCAACGGCGTGGTCTATGCCTATGGCGCTGACAGCACCCCACGGGCCGTCCGCTGGCGCAGCGATACGAACACCCTCGAGGACCTGAACCAGGTCTTCGCCTCGCTGCTGCCCGACGGTGTTGTCTTGAAGTCGGTGAGCGCCATGACACCTGATGGCCGGTACCTGGTGGGCACTGCTTTCAACCCTCAAACCGGCTCCGATGAACCGTATATCATTGTGACATCACCGGCCGGCGTTCACCGGCTTTACCTGCCGCTGGTGATCAGAGAGAGGTGA
- a CDS encoding BTAD domain-containing putative transcriptional regulator has protein sequence MLHLSNHLQDRPQLTRRISAQLPAGPVIVVAGAGYGKTGLLRLLAQHLPGTWLPLSPADQDVAYLSTRLAPHLKDGRPLLLDDLHVLEGASESLTWLREQIHARPRCWVLSGRQIPVPLQAALDGASWLVLNEDDLALSPAEVALWLAPTGYSEEEAQAWHAYTRGWPLAVAALARLSTRLSAPQAHLAGALEAYLHETLFARLWVELPPGVQKLLLLTGVPLRFTREVGEHLWQWAGETGPFQDAWAAIFARRLFVEPAEHPEHWRYHPIFRAFLRTQTLRIETIARAIIAWAREQGDWDLAIEQALAEGLWGNAAELLENMPMEVIWRNGRVHTLRRWVLSLPRTVAHAHPALLARLGVELCRVGLVEEGAKWMEEGAALLEAREDPESLFRAWQTRSYLSFTTGRYGEAIARAQAILPRVSHPQQRLEVLTRLGNACACTGQLPAARSVYREAIRLAEEIGDQTFAAFMRDNLAANVLAPMGYLPQAAKLLEQNRPYYEREARPANQAVHLEGWATLDIEVGDWERLQARLTAIDRLLSQVEAPAGSTLFWLYAFKATLAIAKGAWETAEAHLAQAESWHVNRPDRLLALAQLRAWLARRRGRPDEAIQVAEAALAQPWQEPLPRGLVALEREIALEERAAPVPLTLHPDLQALLQARALPSLLRLRAMLLCRCYRAGQMEAARRHLRVLKSALSRFPHLRPVLTGRDPELGHRTWRVALLLGDEDEAVPALGRIGNVAGLADLLEHPDPAVRRRAAQALAATRRETAMPPLHAALAREHDLDVRRALEAALVRLEAEPPPPLRVQFCGRFRVWRGGEEIPEHAWPRPAVVRLFQYFVLHRGRPLPRDRILEDLWPDHPPRRAEALFRRLLSWMAHVLEPHMRPRGPFRYLSVAWEVYTFDPLGCVSTDVERFERVVRQALGDRDLPDLPPLPDELPEVLRAWEPPVSAAPYEAWWLERVERWQQLYAEGCLYVAQAYLVRGVLQQAVEWSDRALMAAPWLEEAYQVKMRALARQGKRAQALAVYVAARQALDQELGVSPSPLTEHLAECLRRGEMI, from the coding sequence ATGCTGCACCTTTCGAACCATCTCCAGGATCGGCCCCAACTCACCCGCCGGATCTCGGCCCAACTTCCAGCCGGGCCAGTAATCGTAGTGGCCGGTGCCGGATACGGCAAGACTGGCCTTCTGCGCCTGCTGGCCCAACACCTTCCCGGCACCTGGTTGCCCCTTTCACCGGCCGACCAGGACGTGGCCTATCTCTCCACACGGCTGGCTCCACACCTGAAAGATGGCCGCCCCCTGCTCCTGGACGACCTGCACGTGCTGGAGGGCGCGTCAGAATCCCTCACCTGGCTGAGGGAGCAGATCCACGCGCGGCCTCGCTGCTGGGTGCTCAGCGGTCGCCAGATCCCTGTGCCCTTGCAGGCTGCCCTGGACGGCGCATCTTGGCTCGTATTGAATGAAGACGACCTGGCCCTCTCCCCCGCAGAGGTCGCGCTCTGGCTGGCGCCCACAGGCTACAGTGAAGAGGAAGCCCAGGCCTGGCACGCCTACACCCGGGGCTGGCCGCTGGCCGTGGCCGCGCTGGCCCGCCTGTCCACCCGGCTCTCGGCACCCCAAGCCCACCTGGCCGGCGCGCTGGAAGCTTACCTGCACGAGACCCTCTTTGCCCGCCTGTGGGTCGAACTGCCGCCTGGCGTGCAAAAGCTCCTGCTGTTGACCGGCGTCCCCTTGCGCTTCACCCGGGAAGTAGGCGAGCATCTCTGGCAGTGGGCCGGTGAGACGGGACCGTTCCAGGATGCCTGGGCGGCCATTTTCGCGCGGCGGCTTTTCGTGGAGCCGGCGGAGCATCCGGAGCACTGGCGCTACCACCCCATCTTTCGCGCTTTTCTGCGCACGCAGACGCTCCGGATCGAAACCATAGCCAGGGCCATCATTGCCTGGGCGCGAGAACAAGGCGACTGGGACCTGGCCATAGAACAGGCCCTGGCCGAAGGGCTCTGGGGGAATGCAGCCGAACTCCTGGAGAATATGCCCATGGAGGTTATCTGGCGCAACGGCCGGGTACACACCTTGCGGCGCTGGGTGCTCAGCCTGCCCCGTACCGTGGCCCACGCCCACCCCGCGCTGCTGGCCCGCCTGGGCGTTGAACTCTGCCGGGTGGGCTTGGTGGAGGAAGGCGCAAAGTGGATGGAGGAGGGCGCGGCCTTGCTGGAAGCCCGAGAAGACCCCGAATCCCTCTTCCGCGCCTGGCAGACCCGAAGTTACCTCAGTTTCACCACGGGGCGCTACGGGGAAGCCATTGCCCGTGCCCAGGCCATTTTGCCCCGGGTGAGTCACCCCCAACAACGCCTGGAAGTCCTCACCCGCCTGGGCAATGCCTGCGCCTGCACCGGTCAACTGCCCGCCGCACGGTCGGTCTACCGGGAGGCCATTCGCCTGGCCGAGGAGATCGGCGACCAGACCTTTGCCGCCTTCATGAGGGACAACCTGGCGGCCAACGTGCTGGCGCCCATGGGCTACCTGCCCCAGGCTGCAAAACTGCTGGAGCAAAATCGCCCCTACTACGAGCGGGAAGCCCGTCCGGCCAACCAGGCGGTTCACCTGGAGGGGTGGGCCACGCTGGACATCGAGGTGGGGGATTGGGAGCGCCTGCAAGCGCGCCTCACGGCGATTGACCGGCTTCTGTCCCAGGTGGAAGCTCCTGCAGGGAGCACCCTTTTCTGGCTCTACGCCTTCAAAGCTACCCTGGCTATTGCCAAGGGAGCATGGGAAACGGCCGAGGCACACCTGGCCCAGGCCGAATCCTGGCACGTAAACCGGCCGGACCGCCTGTTGGCCCTGGCCCAACTACGGGCCTGGCTCGCCCGCCGACGGGGGCGGCCGGACGAAGCCATACAAGTGGCCGAGGCCGCTCTGGCTCAACCGTGGCAAGAGCCGCTCCCCCGGGGGCTGGTGGCCCTGGAACGGGAGATCGCGCTGGAAGAGCGAGCGGCCCCTGTGCCGCTCACCCTCCATCCAGACCTGCAGGCCCTGCTCCAGGCGCGGGCCTTGCCGTCCCTGTTGCGGCTGCGGGCGATGCTCCTCTGCCGCTGTTACCGGGCCGGACAGATGGAAGCCGCGCGCCGCCATCTGCGGGTGTTGAAGTCTGCGCTGAGCCGTTTCCCCCACCTGCGCCCCGTGCTCACCGGCCGGGACCCGGAACTGGGCCACCGGACCTGGCGGGTCGCCCTCTTGCTGGGCGACGAGGACGAGGCCGTCCCGGCGTTGGGGCGTATCGGCAACGTGGCCGGGCTGGCCGACCTGCTGGAGCACCCCGATCCGGCCGTGCGGCGGCGTGCGGCGCAAGCCCTCGCCGCCACGCGACGGGAAACGGCCATGCCACCGCTCCATGCTGCCCTGGCACGGGAGCACGACCTTGATGTGCGGCGCGCCCTGGAAGCGGCCCTGGTCCGGTTGGAGGCCGAGCCGCCGCCCCCTCTGCGGGTGCAGTTCTGCGGCCGCTTCCGCGTCTGGCGGGGCGGCGAGGAGATCCCCGAACACGCCTGGCCCCGGCCGGCCGTGGTGCGCCTCTTCCAGTACTTCGTCCTCCACCGGGGCCGGCCCCTGCCTCGCGACCGTATCCTGGAGGACCTGTGGCCCGACCACCCGCCCCGTCGCGCGGAAGCCCTCTTCCGGCGGCTGCTGAGCTGGATGGCCCATGTGCTGGAGCCACACATGCGCCCTCGGGGGCCCTTCCGCTATCTCTCCGTGGCCTGGGAGGTCTACACCTTCGACCCATTGGGCTGTGTCTCCACCGACGTGGAGCGCTTCGAGCGGGTGGTGCGGCAAGCCCTGGGGGACCGGGACCTCCCCGACCTGCCTCCCCTGCCCGACGAGTTGCCGGAAGTTTTGCGGGCGTGGGAGCCGCCGGTAAGCGCCGCGCCGTACGAAGCGTGGTGGCTGGAACGGGTGGAGCGGTGGCAACAACTGTACGCAGAAGGGTGCCTCTACGTGGCCCAGGCCTACCTGGTACGGGGCGTTCTGCAACAGGCCGTGGAGTGGAGCGACCGGGCCCTCATGGCTGCTCCCTGGCTTGAAGAAGCCTATCAGGTGAAGATGCGTGCCCTGGCCCGGCAGGGGAAGCGCGCCCAGGCCCTGGCCGTCTACGTAGCGGCCCGCCAGGCCCTGGACCAAGAGTTAGGCGTCTCCCCTTCTCCCCTCACCGAGCACCTGGCCGAGTGTCTCCGCCGGGGCGAGATGATTTGA
- a CDS encoding phytanoyl-CoA dioxygenase family protein, translated as MTFLTQEQVQQFEDQGYLLVEGLLDPVADLDPIIEEYKGVLDRLASELYARGEIRSTYPELPFGQRLIQIYRESGKVHAQYFDFSLPQGNVQPDTPLWVGPAVFRALTNPRLLDAVESIIGPEIYSNPVQHVRIKPPEHLTPTTEDGRPQLGATPWHQDNGVVLPEADETEMLTVWFPLLDAPVEAGPLTVIPYSHRTGLRTHCPRPVGLSIPDTLLELDQAVPMPMKRGDVLFLHRRTCHASLPNVSNDIRWSFDLRYNPIGQATGRGAFPGFVARSRSNPDQELRDPAVWARLWYDTRDRLAAEHYNKPFNRWDGNAPVCA; from the coding sequence ATGACTTTCTTAACCCAAGAGCAGGTACAGCAGTTCGAGGACCAGGGCTACCTCCTGGTCGAGGGTCTTCTGGATCCGGTCGCCGATCTGGATCCCATCATCGAAGAGTACAAGGGAGTGCTGGACAGGCTGGCCAGCGAACTCTATGCTCGGGGCGAGATCCGGTCCACCTATCCAGAGCTGCCCTTTGGCCAGCGCCTGATCCAGATCTACCGGGAAAGCGGCAAAGTCCACGCCCAGTATTTTGACTTCTCCCTTCCCCAGGGGAACGTCCAGCCGGACACGCCCCTCTGGGTGGGGCCGGCCGTCTTCCGCGCCCTGACCAATCCACGCCTGCTGGACGCGGTTGAATCCATCATCGGTCCGGAAATCTACTCCAATCCGGTGCAACACGTGCGCATCAAGCCCCCAGAACATCTCACGCCGACCACGGAGGACGGTCGTCCCCAACTGGGCGCCACGCCGTGGCATCAGGACAACGGCGTCGTCCTGCCGGAGGCCGACGAAACCGAGATGTTGACCGTCTGGTTCCCCCTCCTGGACGCGCCGGTGGAGGCTGGCCCCCTGACCGTGATCCCCTACAGCCACCGGACCGGCCTGCGCACCCACTGTCCACGCCCTGTGGGCCTGAGCATCCCGGATACCCTGCTGGAGCTGGATCAGGCAGTGCCCATGCCCATGAAGCGGGGCGATGTCCTCTTCCTGCACCGCCGCACCTGCCACGCCTCGCTGCCCAATGTGAGCAACGACATCCGCTGGAGCTTTGATCTGCGCTACAACCCCATCGGCCAGGCCACGGGCCGGGGCGCGTTCCCGGGCTTTGTGGCCCGAAGTCGCTCGAATCCGGACCAGGAGCTGCGGGATCCGGCCGTGTGGGCCAGGCTCTGGTACGACACCCGGGATCGCCTGGCCGCCGAGCACTACAACAAGCCCTTCAACCGCTGGGACGGCAACGCCCCGGTCTGCGCCTAG
- a CDS encoding aminotransferase-like domain-containing protein: protein MSANNSFSYEQLFARNAAEPAPLGMPRRGRYDFAVAYPDPETLPLDELVEGLRQALAEEGRDLAIYHHRQGYPPLREYVANKLARDRDIHVSPDDIILGDGSSQPIHMIVETLVDPGDVLLTEDFVYSGTLNTMRRFRADIRGVPCDEQGMLPDALEAAIRQARAEGKRVKFIYTVPTFQNPQGWTMPLERRQAMVELAQRYDVPILEDDCYVDLRYEGSDVPSLYALDGTGRVMYVASFSKIIAPGMRLGYMTAPRELLQRALAAKSGGAVNTFAAFAVHRFATGQLHSHIEVINDVQRRKRDAMLAALEEHFGDGVTWSRPQGGLYIWVRLPEQADLVSIRDRVLETEDVGYVPGTAFAADGVSGRNYMRLCFGYNTPEEIQEGIARLAAACRREGMLAD, encoded by the coding sequence ATGAGCGCGAACAACTCCTTCAGCTACGAGCAGCTCTTCGCCCGCAATGCCGCCGAGCCCGCGCCCCTGGGCATGCCCCGCCGGGGCCGGTACGACTTCGCCGTGGCCTACCCCGACCCGGAAACCCTCCCCCTGGACGAGCTGGTGGAGGGGCTGCGCCAGGCCCTGGCCGAAGAAGGCCGGGATCTGGCCATCTACCACCATCGCCAGGGCTATCCACCCCTGCGGGAATATGTGGCCAACAAGCTGGCCCGGGATCGGGACATCCACGTCAGCCCGGACGACATCATCCTGGGGGATGGCTCCAGCCAGCCCATCCACATGATTGTGGAGACGCTGGTGGACCCCGGCGACGTGCTCCTCACCGAGGACTTCGTCTACAGCGGCACCCTCAACACCATGCGCCGCTTCCGGGCCGACATCCGGGGCGTGCCCTGCGATGAGCAGGGCATGCTGCCCGACGCGCTGGAGGCGGCCATCCGCCAGGCCCGGGCCGAGGGCAAGCGGGTCAAATTCATCTACACCGTGCCCACGTTCCAGAATCCCCAGGGCTGGACCATGCCCCTGGAGCGACGCCAGGCCATGGTGGAGCTGGCCCAGCGCTACGACGTACCCATTCTGGAGGACGACTGCTACGTGGACCTGCGCTACGAGGGCAGCGACGTGCCCTCCCTCTACGCCCTGGACGGGACGGGGCGGGTGATGTATGTGGCGTCCTTCTCCAAGATCATCGCGCCGGGGATGCGCCTGGGCTACATGACCGCGCCCCGGGAGCTGCTGCAGCGAGCCCTGGCGGCCAAGAGCGGCGGCGCCGTCAACACCTTCGCCGCCTTTGCGGTCCACCGCTTCGCCACAGGCCAGCTCCACTCCCACATCGAGGTCATCAACGACGTGCAACGGCGCAAGCGGGATGCCATGCTGGCCGCGCTGGAGGAGCACTTTGGCGACGGCGTCACCTGGAGCCGGCCCCAGGGCGGCCTGTACATCTGGGTCCGGCTGCCGGAGCAGGCCGACCTGGTCAGCATCCGCGACCGGGTGCTGGAGACGGAGGACGTGGGCTATGTGCCGGGCACGGCCTTCGCGGCCGACGGCGTCTCCGGCCGCAACTACATGCGCCTCTGCTTCGGCTACAACACCCCGGAAGAGATCCAGGAGGGCATCGCCCGCCTGGCTGCCGCCTGCCGGCGGGAAGGAATGCTGGCCGACTAG
- a CDS encoding enolase C-terminal domain-like protein, which translates to MPKITAIQTIRTRAAGTWVIVKVLTDQPGLYGIGSASDHYRAKTVITTIETIAPLLIGRDAGHIEDIWQSIYTCGYWRNDSILNTVQAGIDMALWDIKGKEAGMPVYQLLGGPTRSAVMAYAHAAGDDLQALEDDVRRYMEEGYQVIRCQLGPYGGGGFIDAEQARLPKNHWGHSRVFDDEAYLENIPKMFAYLREKLGFGPKLTHDVHEHLQPTNAVTLAKLLEPYRLFFLEDLLPPEQIHWYRLVRQQCTTPQAMGELFINPHEWMPLITERLIDFVRVRVSKGGGITNCRKIATLCEWFGVRTAWQEGGDNDPVNQMAAVHLDLASSSFGIQEENHFRPEEYAAFPGHAVLEGGYLYANEQPGLGIDVDEDQARALLDPELAARSFYMAEDRRADGSIVRP; encoded by the coding sequence ATGCCCAAAATCACCGCCATCCAGACCATCCGCACCCGGGCCGCCGGCACCTGGGTCATCGTCAAAGTCCTCACCGACCAGCCCGGCCTCTACGGCATTGGCTCGGCCAGCGACCACTACCGGGCCAAAACTGTCATCACCACCATCGAGACCATCGCCCCCCTGCTCATCGGCCGGGACGCCGGCCATATCGAGGACATCTGGCAGAGCATCTACACCTGCGGCTACTGGCGCAACGATTCCATCCTGAACACCGTCCAGGCCGGCATCGACATGGCCCTCTGGGACATCAAAGGCAAGGAAGCCGGCATGCCCGTCTACCAGCTCCTGGGCGGCCCCACCCGCTCCGCGGTGATGGCCTATGCCCACGCCGCTGGCGACGACCTGCAGGCGTTGGAGGACGACGTCCGCCGCTACATGGAGGAAGGCTACCAGGTGATCCGCTGCCAGCTGGGCCCCTACGGCGGCGGCGGTTTCATCGACGCGGAACAGGCCCGCCTGCCCAAAAACCACTGGGGACACAGCCGGGTCTTCGACGATGAGGCCTACCTGGAGAACATCCCCAAGATGTTCGCCTACCTGCGGGAGAAGCTGGGCTTCGGCCCCAAGCTGACCCACGACGTCCACGAGCACCTGCAACCCACCAACGCGGTCACCCTGGCCAAGCTGCTGGAGCCCTACCGACTCTTCTTCCTGGAGGACCTGCTCCCACCGGAGCAAATCCACTGGTATCGCCTGGTGCGCCAGCAGTGCACCACGCCCCAGGCCATGGGCGAGCTCTTCATCAACCCCCACGAGTGGATGCCCCTGATCACCGAGCGGCTCATCGACTTCGTGCGGGTGCGGGTCTCCAAAGGGGGCGGCATCACCAACTGCCGCAAGATCGCCACCTTGTGCGAATGGTTCGGCGTGCGCACCGCCTGGCAGGAAGGAGGCGACAACGACCCCGTCAACCAGATGGCCGCGGTTCACCTGGACCTGGCCAGCAGCAGCTTCGGCATCCAGGAGGAGAACCACTTCCGGCCCGAGGAGTATGCCGCCTTCCCCGGCCACGCGGTGCTGGAGGGCGGCTACCTCTATGCCAACGAGCAGCCGGGCCTGGGCATCGACGTGGACGAAGATCAGGCCCGGGCCCTGCTGGACCCGGAGCTGGCCGCCCGCTCCTTCTACATGGCCGAAGACCGCCGCGCCGACGGCAGCATCGTGCGGCCGTAG
- a CDS encoding choice-of-anchor U domain-containing protein, whose protein sequence is MDRRGQALYGAIAFTAQASPGSVLTLMLTFPQPIPQGAVLKKYANGTWQDVPGSQLSGNMATYQVQDGGALDGDGQVNGQVVDPVALLTPIPQVAVQYPPGFGAYEELRCWAHEQCMAQAQGDPATWRHSSALG, encoded by the coding sequence ATGGACCGGCGGGGGCAGGCCCTCTACGGCGCCATTGCCTTCACCGCCCAGGCGTCTCCGGGAAGTGTTCTGACACTGATGCTCACATTTCCCCAGCCCATCCCTCAGGGAGCGGTTTTGAAAAAATATGCCAACGGCACCTGGCAAGATGTTCCCGGGAGCCAGCTCTCTGGGAACATGGCCACCTATCAGGTCCAGGACGGAGGGGCGTTGGACGGGGACGGACAGGTCAACGGACAGGTGGTGGACCCGGTTGCCCTGTTGACTCCGATCCCGCAAGTGGCGGTGCAGTACCCGCCTGGCTTTGGCGCCTACGAAGAACTGCGCTGCTGGGCCCATGAGCAGTGCATGGCCCAAGCGCAAGGAGATCCTGCCACGTGGAGACACTCGAGCGCTTTGGGGTGA
- a CDS encoding mannonate dehydratase, translated as MVTQLSKVEIEPGLKIAAQMSPEPSEEDLQFVKQMGIDYVVLWTDASKASYEYFASRRKLFENHGLKIYGFGNRDVHNQDAIVLGLENRDAKVEQYKQHLRDLGRAGIPYTTYAHMANGIWSTDRETTRGGASARAFDLAKAEKGHWNGRYYYTPLSHGRRYTPEEIWDNFTRFIQEVAPVAEEADVKIGIHPDDPPQPELAGVPRCIFSSYDGYQRALEIADSPNVGICFCVGCWLEGGPLMGKDVLSSIRDFGRAGKIFKVHFRNVSAPLPHFVETFVDNGYMDMYQVMKTLREVNFDGVIIPDHIPLMANDPRVGTAYTIGYMKALVQRANEEVAASQAGAPA; from the coding sequence ATGGTGACCCAACTCAGCAAGGTGGAGATCGAGCCGGGGCTCAAGATTGCGGCCCAGATGTCGCCTGAGCCCAGCGAGGAAGATCTCCAATTCGTCAAGCAGATGGGCATCGACTACGTGGTGCTCTGGACCGATGCGTCCAAGGCCAGCTACGAATACTTTGCCAGCCGACGCAAGCTCTTCGAAAACCACGGCCTCAAAATCTACGGCTTCGGCAACCGGGACGTCCACAACCAGGACGCCATCGTCCTCGGCCTGGAAAACCGGGACGCCAAGGTGGAGCAGTACAAGCAACACCTGCGGGACCTGGGCCGGGCTGGCATCCCCTACACCACCTACGCCCACATGGCCAACGGTATCTGGAGCACCGACCGGGAAACCACCCGGGGCGGCGCCAGCGCCCGGGCCTTCGACCTGGCCAAGGCTGAAAAGGGCCACTGGAACGGCCGCTACTACTACACGCCCCTCTCCCACGGCCGCCGCTACACGCCGGAAGAGATCTGGGACAACTTCACCCGCTTCATCCAGGAGGTGGCGCCCGTGGCCGAAGAGGCCGACGTCAAAATCGGCATCCACCCGGATGACCCGCCCCAGCCCGAGCTGGCCGGCGTCCCCCGCTGCATCTTCAGCAGCTACGACGGCTACCAGCGGGCCCTGGAAATCGCGGACAGCCCCAACGTGGGCATCTGCTTCTGCGTGGGCTGCTGGCTGGAAGGCGGCCCCCTCATGGGCAAAGACGTCCTTTCGTCCATCCGCGACTTTGGCCGGGCCGGCAAGATCTTCAAGGTCCACTTCCGCAACGTGAGCGCGCCCCTGCCCCACTTTGTGGAGACCTTCGTGGACAACGGCTACATGGACATGTATCAGGTGATGAAAACCCTGCGGGAAGTCAACTTCGACGGCGTCATCATCCCAGACCACATCCCCCTCATGGCCAACGATCCCCGGGTGGGCACCGCCTACACCATCGGCTACATGAAAGCCCTGGTGCAGCGGGCCAACGAGGAAGTGGCCGCCAGCCAGGCAGGAGCCCCGGCATGA